The Planctomycetota bacterium genome contains the following window.
CCAGATTGTAGCGGCCGGGTATAGTTCTAACGGAACTAATTATGATATGACCGTCTGGCGCTATAATGCCGATGGCACGTTGGATACCGCCTTTGACGGCGATGGCGTAGTCACCCATACCGGCGCGGCCGGCGGCACCGGTGATGATAAGGCTTATTCAGTCGCCATAGACGCCAGCGGCAAGATTGTGGTGGCCGGATCCAGCAAGGGCGCGTTCACTCAGGACCTGGCTCTCTGGCGGTATAATGCCGATGGCACGTTGGACACCACCTTTAGCGGCGACGGTGTGGTAACGGCCGGTAGTCCCGCCGGCGGGAATGGCAATGATTCTGCTTATTCAGTAGTTATCTCCGGCACCCAGATTGTGGTGGCCGGTGTCAGTGATTCCTTATCCAACGCTGATATGGTCATCTTGCTCTATAACGCCAACGGCACATTGGATACCACCTTCGGCACGAACGGCATTGTCACCCATAACAATGCCGCGGGCGGAAATTCCTCTGATGGCGCTTCATCCATAGTTATAGATGGAAATAGCCGGATGGTGGTAGCCGGGTATAGCATGAACGCCTCAAGTAATTACGATATGGTCCTCTGGCGCTATAATGCCGACGGCACGCTTGATACCGCCTTTGGCGGCGGAGACGGGATAGTCACGCACAATAATGCCGCCGGCGGAAATGGCGATGATATTGGTTATTCAGTCGTTATGTCCGGCACCCAGATAGTGGTAGCCGGGAGTAGTGAAAAAACACCATCTAATGCTGATATGGCGCTCTGGCGCTATAATGCCGACGGCACGCTTGATACCACCTTTAATTCCCAGGGTTGGGCAACCCATAACAATGCCGCGGGCGGAAATTTCTATGATAGCGGTTCATCCATAGTTATAGATGGAAATAGCCGGATGGTGGTAGCCGGGTATAGCATAAACGCCTCAAGTAATTACGATATGGTCATCTGGCGCTATCGCTAAAACCTGAATGACTTTTGTAACCGGTGAAAGGAGTCCGTCTATGAAAAAATTGCTAATGCAACTGGCCCTGACTATCTCGGTGATGGCCTTGATAACCGCCCTGGCCGTCACCGGCTGCGGCGGCGGCTCGTCGTCCTCCGACTCCGGCTCTTCCGCGCCGCTCTATTCCACCGGCGTCTTGGATACCACCTTTGGCGGCGACGGCGTAGTTACCACTACTATCGGAACTGATTCTCAGGCCAATGCCGTAGCCCTGCAGACCGACGGCAAGATTCTGGCCGCCGGCTCTGCTTCTAATAGTGATTTTGGCCTGGCCCGTTATAACACCAATGGCGCTTTGGACACCACCTTTGACACGGACGGCGTGGTTACCGCCACTTTCGGAAACGGCGGTGAAGCTAAAGCCATCGCCCTGCAGACCGACGGTAAGATTGTGGTAGCCGGAATGTCTAATGGCCAGGTACAATCCGAGTTTGCCTTAGCCCGTTATAACTCCGATGGTTCTTTGGATACTGCTTTTGATACGGACGGCATCGTCACCACCACCATCGGAAGCGGCGCCGGTATCAATGCCATGGTCCTGCAGACAGACGGTAAGATTTTAGCGGCCGGTTCTGGTGCCGGGGATGGTTTTTGGCTGGCCCGTTATACCATCACCGGCACGTTGGACACCACCTTTGACACGGACGGCATAGTTACCCCCACTTTCGCCGGTGTTCCCAATGCCATCGCCCTGCTGACAGACGGGAAGATTTTAGTAACCGGATGGATTTATAATGGCAGTGATGCTGATTTTGCCCTGGTCCGCTATAATTCCGATGGCTCTTTTGACACCACCTTTGACACGGACGGCGTGGTGACCACCACTTTCAATGCCGGGAGCGACAGCGGCGCCAATGACATGGTCCTGCAAACAGACGGCAAGATTCTGGCCGCCGGATTTGTTTATAGCGGCACCAATGTTAGTTTTGCCCTGGCCCGTTATAACTCCAATGGCGCTTTGGACACCACCTTTGACACGGACGGCCTGGTTACTACTACCGTGATAAGTGATTCCATTATCAATAAAATAGCCATCCAGTCGGACAACAAGATTGTCGCGGCCGGATATGCTTCTAACGGACTCAATGCCAATTTTGCCCTGGCCCGTTACAACTCCAATGGGTCTCTGGATACTGCTTTTGATACAGATGGCATCCTCACCACCGCTATAGAAACCAACAGTTTTGCCTCTGCCATAGCCCTGCAGCCGGACAACAGGATTATCGCGGCCGGATACATTTCTAATGGCGTCAATTGGAGTTTTGCCCTGGCCCGGTACTGGAGATAATGTTTTAATCCATCCCGGGCGCGCGCCCCCCCGCCCGTACGGGCGGGGTAAACTCCGGAGCGTTATCTGCGAGTTATCCCGCAACGAAGTGGAGGGGTTATTTCCCTCCAGCCGCTGAGCGCCATTAGTGGCGCTGGAAGCGCCATCGGCGCCACTGGAGTTTACACTGAGTAGGTGCGCCACCGCCATTCACTCCGTTGCCAAAATAAAAATCACACAAAATAAAATAAACCCTTGACATCCTCTGCGCCAAATGATATAGTCAGAACGTTTTAGAAGCGGACCTACCCTAACCGCCCTATACAAAAATTCGTCACGCGAGCCGAAGTTCCTGATAACTTAAGGAAACAAACGCTAAACGGGCGACAACAACTTAATTAGGGTATCATGAAAGGACACTATGGGTAAAAAACTCTATGTGGGCGGACTGTCATATGACACCGCTGAGGAAACCCTGAAAACAACCTTCGCCGCGGCCGGCACCGTGGCCAGCGCCAAGGTCATCATCGACCGCGACAGCGGCCGCTCAAAGGGCTTTGGCTTCGTGGAAATGGCCACCGACGCGGAAGCGACCAAGGCCATTGAGATGTTCAACGGCAAGGACCTGGACGGACGCAGCCTGACCGTCAATGAAGCCAAGCCGATGGTCCCGCGCGACAATAATCGCGGCGGCGGCGGCGGATACGGCGGCGGCGGCAACCGCAGAGACCGCTATTAACCCGAATCCCGAATAATCGGGATGACCGTTATGTTCGCACTGGCGCCTATGCGCCACGAGAACCTTACGGCGGGTTATCCCGCAGAAGCAAAAACCGCAGAATGTAAGTCCGGAAAAGGATTTGCTGATAAAGCGGGATTAATCAGGGCTAAAACTAAAAGGCAGGAAATGGACCATCACGTCCACTCCTGCCTTTTTTCATCTACGGGCAATTCGCGCCAGCGCGAGTTACCCGCCCCTTATCCCGGTATGCAGAACATGCACGGGCATAAAAAAAGAGGGAGGATTTTCATCCTCCCCCTTTTTAATTATATCCGTCGTGTATCTTGACCGGTTTCCCGACGCGTTTATTCAAACCTGTTGGCCCAGATATTGTTCCTGTAACCGTCGTTCTGATCCCAGACCGCGATGGCCTTGCCGTTGGAATCAACCGCAATCTGGGGATTAAATGCATCCCCGGCATTGTCTGTCTCTATGAGTCCAGCTGTGGCCCAGCCCGTGCCGGAGACATACCGATTGGCCCAGATATTGAATCTTGTTCCGTCCGACTGATACCAGACCGCCCAGGCATTGCCGCCGGAGTCAACGGACACCTGGGGAAAATACGCAGTAGCAACATTGTTTGTCTCGATGAGTTCAGCCGTGGCCCAGCCCGTGCCGGAGACATACCGATTGGCCCAGATATTGAATCTTGTTCCGTCCGACTGATCCCACACCGCGATGGCATTGCCGCCGGAATCAACCGCAATCTGAGGTATAACTGCATTACCAGCATTGTCTGTCTCGATGAGTTCAGCCGTGGCCCAGCCCGTGCCGGAGACATACCGATTGGCCCAGATATTGCTCCTGGTGCCGTCAAACTGAGACCAGACCACTAAAGCATTGACGTCGGAGTCAAAGGCAATCTGGGGATCAGATGCACCACCAGCATTGTTTGTCTCGATGAGTTCAGCCGTGGCCCAGCCCGTGCCGGAGACATACCGATTGGCCCAGATATTGTCTCGGTTGCCGTCCGACTGCTTCCATACGGCCAGGGCATTGCCGTTGGCATCAAAGGCAATCTGGGGTGAGTATGCATTACCTATATCGTCTGTCTCGATGAGTCCGGCTGTGGCCCAGCCCGTGCCGGAGACATACCGATTGGCCCAGATATTGGTCCTGGTGCCGTCAAACTGATTCCATACGGCGATGGCATTGCCGTTGGAATCAACCGCAACCTGGTGATACATTTCCCGTAGTACAGTATCTGTATCGTCTGTCTCTATCAGCTCGGCTGTGGCCCAGCCCGTGCCGGACACAGAGCTTGTCCAAAAACTAGCTCTATCTTTCTATACAAATCATAGGTTTTTGTTATCATAATGTCAAGAAGTCTGCCTATCGGCAGGCAGGGAGGTGAAAATCATGCCATCTAGACCTTATGACCAGAATCAGCAATTC
Protein-coding sequences here:
- a CDS encoding RNA-binding protein translates to MGKKLYVGGLSYDTAEETLKTTFAAAGTVASAKVIIDRDSGRSKGFGFVEMATDAEATKAIEMFNGKDLDGRSLTVNEAKPMVPRDNNRGGGGGYGGGGNRRDRY